A stretch of DNA from Myxococcales bacterium:
TGCGTCGAGATACTCAACTTGTGCGCTGCCAACCTCATGGCTTCGCGCGCGATCTGGGGTTCAACGCCCTCCATCTCATAGAGCATGCGACCGCGCTTGACCTTGGCAACCCAATCGTCCAGGGCACCCTTGCCCTTACCCATGCGGGTTTCGGCGGGCTTCGAGGTCCGCGGTTTGTCGGGAAAGATCCGAATCCAGATTTTGCCACCACGCTTTACATGACGGGTCATCGCAATACGCGCGGCTTCGATCTGCCGCGCGGTGACGAAACCCGAACTCGTCGCCTGGAGCCCGAAATCACCAAAGGACAGCTTGTTCCCGCGATGCGCCGCACCGCGGTTGCGTCCCTTGAATACTTTTCTGTGCTTGACTTTCTTCGGCTGCAGCATGACTTACCTCGCCAACTCGCCCTGGTAGCGCTCGGAGAGCGGGCCCTTTCGGAGTTCTTTGTCCCCAATGTCTTTCTTGAAAATCCAACACTTCACACCGATCATGCCGTAGGTCGTGCGTGCTTCTGCGAAGCCATAGTCGATCTCGGCGCGCAGTGTGTGCAGCGGCACTCGCCCTTCGCGATACCACTCTCGGCGTCCCATCTCGGCACCACCCAGGCGACCCGAGCATTGAAGTCGAATACCCTTTGCCCCGAACTTCATGGTCGAGATCATCGCCTTCTTCATCGCGCGTCGGAACGCGACCCGGCGCTCGAGTTGCAGGGCAATCGCCTCTGCAACGAGCTGCGCATCGAGTTCGGCCTTCCGGATCTCGCGAACATTGATGAAGATGTCGCAGTCGGTGAACTCCTTGAGTTCGACCCGAAGGACGTCGACTTCAGCGCCGCGCTTTCCGATCAGGATGCCCGGCCGCGCAGCGTGAATGTTGACCACCATCTTCTCACCGGTCCGATCGATGACGATCTTCGAGATTCCGGCGTGAAACAGTTTCTTCTTGATGAACTTGCGAACCGCAAGATCTTCATGAAGTTGCTGCGCGTAGTGTTTGTCGGCATACCAGTTGGACTGCCACCCGTACAGGGTGCCAAGCCGGAAGCCATAGGGATGGACTTTCTGACCCACGTCCGCTCCTTGTTTCTTTTCTCCGACCTCACTCGAGGGTGCTCGTCGGGAGAACTTTGCGCCGTGCCCCCATCATCTGGAGACGCCGCGCGGTGTTTAGTTGCGTCTAACGTTCACTCAGCACGACTCTGATATGGCTGGTTCGCTTCTGTAGCCAGTTTGCCCGCCCTTGAGCTCGTGCTCGAATTCGCCACATTGAAGGGCCTTCGTCCACCGAGATGTGGGTGATCTTCAATCGATCCACATCCAGCCCCGCGTTGTGTGTGTCGTTCTGATCCTCTGCATTGGCAATGGCCGACTGCAAGAGTTTGCTCAAAGGACCCGCGAACTTCTTTTGCGATACCGCAAGGATGTTCAGCGCCTCTTCAACTCCTTTGTTCCGCACTTCATCCGCGACCAGTCGCGCCTTTTGAGCGCTGATCCGATAGCCCTTGAGCGATGCCTTGACTTCCATATCAGCGTTTCACCTTCCGGTCAGAGGCGTGTCCGGTGAATTTGCGCGTCGGCGCAAACTCGCCCAGGCGGTGCCCGACCATGTTCTCGGTAATGAACACCGGCATGAAGAGCTTCCCGTTGTGGACATGAAAAGTCAGTCCGACGAACTCGGGGGTAATCATCGATCTCCGCGACCAGGTACGGATCACCTGCTTCGAGCCACTGGCCAATAGCCGGTCGACCTTCCTCTGGAGACTGGAATCGATGAACGGTCCTTTTCTCAGCGATCGTGCCATTTATTTCTTTCCTCTCCGCTTTACGATGTACTGGTCTGAGCGGGAATTATTGCGGGTCTTGTGGCCCTTCGTGGGCTTGCCCCAAGGCGTACACGGATGCCGACCACCGGAAGAGCGCCCCTCGCCACCTCCCATGGGATGATCGACCGGATTCATGGCCACACCCCGAACGTTCGAGCGCTTGCCCTTCCAGCGCGAGCGACCCGCCTTGCCGATTCTCTGATTTTCGTGTTCGAGATTTCCCACCTGGCCGACCGTGGCCTTGCAGTCGACGTGAATCATGCGCATCTCGCGGCTGGGCAGACGAAGCGTCGCGTAGCTTCCCTCGCGAGCCATGAGCTGCGCCCCCGCCCCCGCCGAGCGAACCAACTGCGCACCCTTGCCTGGCTTCATCTCGATCGAGTGGATGATCGTACCGAGTGGAATCACCGAGAGCGGCATCGAGTTGCCGGGATTCACTTCGACGTCCACTCCGGCCACCACTTCATCGCCAACGTTGAGCCCGTTGGGGCACAAGATGTAGCGCTTCTCACCGTCGGCGTAGTAGAGCAGTGCGATATTTGCGCTGCGGTTGGGATCGTATTCGATACCCGCAACCTTGGCCGGGACGCCGATCTTGTCCCGCTTGAAATCGA
This window harbors:
- the rplV gene encoding 50S ribosomal protein L22, producing the protein MEVKASLKGYRISAQKARLVADEVRNKGVEEALNILAVSQKKFAGPLSKLLQSAIANAEDQNDTHNAGLDVDRLKITHISVDEGPSMWRIRARAQGRANWLQKRTSHIRVVLSER
- the rpsS gene encoding 30S ribosomal protein S19; amino-acid sequence: MARSLRKGPFIDSSLQRKVDRLLASGSKQVIRTWSRRSMITPEFVGLTFHVHNGKLFMPVFITENMVGHRLGEFAPTRKFTGHASDRKVKR
- the rpsC gene encoding 30S ribosomal protein S3; translated protein: MGQKVHPYGFRLGTLYGWQSNWYADKHYAQQLHEDLAVRKFIKKKLFHAGISKIVIDRTGEKMVVNIHAARPGILIGKRGAEVDVLRVELKEFTDCDIFINVREIRKAELDAQLVAEAIALQLERRVAFRRAMKKAMISTMKFGAKGIRLQCSGRLGGAEMGRREWYREGRVPLHTLRAEIDYGFAEARTTYGMIGVKCWIFKKDIGDKELRKGPLSERYQGELAR
- the rplP gene encoding 50S ribosomal protein L16, with the translated sequence MLQPKKVKHRKVFKGRNRGAAHRGNKLSFGDFGLQATSSGFVTARQIEAARIAMTRHVKRGGKIWIRIFPDKPRTSKPAETRMGKGKGALDDWVAKVKRGRMLYEMEGVEPQIAREAMRLAAHKLSISTQFIEREEVA
- the rplB gene encoding 50S ribosomal protein L2, yielding MPVKVYKPTSPGRRNMSVSDFAEITSKAPEKSQVGGRVTKSGGRNVNGRITAYHRGGGHKRRYRQIDFKRDKIGVPAKVAGIEYDPNRSANIALLYYADGEKRYILCPNGLNVGDEVVAGVDVEVNPGNSMPLSVIPLGTIIHSIEMKPGKGAQLVRSAGAGAQLMAREGSYATLRLPSREMRMIHVDCKATVGQVGNLEHENQRIGKAGRSRWKGKRSNVRGVAMNPVDHPMGGGEGRSSGGRHPCTPWGKPTKGHKTRNNSRSDQYIVKRRGKK